The genomic segment TTTTGTTCACGATTGATTTGAATCGCTTCTGACAGATTTCGGACATCTAGGTTAAACCGGGCATGCATCCCCTCAGGTGTTTGGACGAGTAGCTTGTTCCGGTCTTTGATGACATCCCCGATATAGTACGGTAATCCACAGTTCGCGAACGAAATCTCTTTTCCACGTTCTAACAAAATGATTTCCGCCGTTTCATCCAACCGGCGTAATCGTGCTGCAGCGGTCGCTCCACCTGCTACTCCACCAACAATGATTGTTTTCATGTCTGTTTTCCTCCTAATCGAATCGTACTCTCTATGCTTTACAATATACCCATTAAGGTATGTGGTTTCAAGTAGTTTGTTCTACTTTTCACAAACTTGTCTTATTTTCAAACTGTTTCTTCTTTAAATGATAACGGACATTAGTTGCAATTCCTCTTAAAATGCTTGAAACTGAGATTACAGTATCTATAAGGGGGATTTAAAATGGACCAGGACCGTAACTCGAACGAAACGAATGAGGACAACAAGGTCACACCGCTTCACCCAGAACGTAATCAAGAAGAAACAAACGAAAACGGGGTAACGGAAGTTCAACAACAACACTTGGAAGCATTCCAAGCGTTCTTAGTCGAAAAAGGCATTCCAATGGAAGCACGTGAAAATGAAACACACGTCTTCTTTATGACACAAGAAAAAACACCAGCTGGCGCTGAGCCGATGATGATGATCGTCTTCAGTAAAACGACGACGGACGTTGAGTTATTCGCTCGTACCGTTACGCACGTTCCAGACGGTGTCGAAGATCTTCCTATCTTAAACGCCATCAATGATTTCAACCAAGAATTCAAATACTTCCGCGTCGTCCTCGATAGCGATCGCGACGTAACGATTGCTTCAACAATCGACTTAGATCACGGCTTCAACCCGGCTGCCATCTTCGGCCACTCGGTCATGATGTTCCAAGCTTCTGACGAAGTGTACGCGTATTTAACGAAATTGTATGACCAAATTCAATGATTTATATTTAAAAAATGGCTCCGGAGATTTCTCTGGAGCCATTTTTCTGTTTTAAGTTCAATTGACAATGAGAATTATTCTCGCTATAGTGAGAATTGTGAAAACGACATCATTGTATAGATAATTTTA from the Exiguobacterium oxidotolerans JCM 12280 genome contains:
- a CDS encoding YbjN domain-containing protein, whose amino-acid sequence is MDQDRNSNETNEDNKVTPLHPERNQEETNENGVTEVQQQHLEAFQAFLVEKGIPMEARENETHVFFMTQEKTPAGAEPMMMIVFSKTTTDVELFARTVTHVPDGVEDLPILNAINDFNQEFKYFRVVLDSDRDVTIASTIDLDHGFNPAAIFGHSVMMFQASDEVYAYLTKLYDQIQ